The following coding sequences lie in one Paenibacillus durus ATCC 35681 genomic window:
- a CDS encoding Zn-dependent exopeptidase M28, producing MQENGCFEEIPVTFYYPYSGETPPDGITGELVYCGKGSRNLKKAVGKIAVVEVSVPKLPSRLFFKQRSRYPKGSAVLPRTFYHPLFGSVLNGPKLEEAEKAGVLGMICVWKNISAENAMGQYLPFTTDHKRCPALWVGPGDGEALKQLAMRKAKVRLILHAEVDHTAKSDTIYAVLPGMNPTETMIVNTHTDGPNACEENGGIALLAMAKYFSQIPAEQRGRSIVFVFVTGHFQIPQFGIQGQATTRWLRDHPELWNGEGTNKKAVAGITIEHLGCTEWKDDDKHANYMFTHEIDNELVFTANQAMDRIYLNAVQGRTKVRTITLKPRANFI from the coding sequence GTGCAAGAGAATGGATGCTTCGAGGAAATTCCGGTTACTTTTTACTATCCCTATTCTGGAGAAACTCCGCCGGACGGTATTACGGGCGAATTGGTCTATTGTGGTAAAGGGTCGCGAAATTTGAAAAAAGCTGTGGGCAAGATTGCCGTCGTTGAAGTTTCCGTGCCCAAGCTGCCATCCAGACTGTTTTTTAAACAAAGGTCCCGTTATCCGAAAGGATCGGCTGTATTGCCCAGGACTTTTTATCATCCTTTATTTGGTTCCGTGCTGAATGGGCCAAAGCTTGAAGAGGCGGAGAAAGCAGGAGTGCTGGGAATGATATGTGTATGGAAAAATATTTCGGCTGAGAATGCCATGGGACAATATTTGCCTTTTACAACCGATCATAAACGATGTCCGGCATTGTGGGTGGGACCTGGGGATGGAGAGGCATTAAAGCAATTAGCGATGAGAAAAGCGAAAGTTCGGCTAATCTTGCACGCAGAGGTTGATCATACAGCAAAGAGCGATACGATATACGCTGTCCTGCCTGGCATGAATCCTACCGAGACGATGATTGTAAATACCCATACGGACGGCCCAAACGCTTGTGAGGAAAATGGGGGGATTGCCCTGCTCGCCATGGCGAAATATTTTTCACAAATCCCTGCAGAGCAGCGGGGTCGAAGCATCGTGTTTGTGTTTGTAACCGGTCATTTTCAAATCCCTCAATTTGGAATTCAGGGGCAGGCTACAACCCGATGGCTGAGGGACCATCCTGAGCTGTGGAATGGAGAAGGAACTAATAAGAAAGCAGTTGCTGGAATTACAATAGAACATCTTGGATGTACGGAATGGAAAGATGATGACAAGCATGCTAACTATATGTTTACACATGAGATTGACAATGAGTTAGTCTTTACAGCGAATCAAGCCATGGACCGCATCTACCTGAATGCCGTACAAGGGCGGACAAAAGTCCGAACCATAACCTTGAAGCCCAGGGCAAATTTTATTTAG
- a CDS encoding glutathione peroxidase, with protein sequence MSIYDFQVNSINGKLVELSAYRGKVLLIVNTASRCSYSRQFAGLQKLYESHREQGFEILGFPCNQFNEKEQGSNSEVQQFCESNFGVTFPLFEKIEVRGLSAHPIFQYLTQQAPFYGFDTQTSDGLWMHNFLQEKHPEIYAGDGIKWNFSKFLIDRNGYVKARFETTTEPVDLEPVIASLL encoded by the coding sequence GTGTCGATTTATGATTTTCAAGTCAACTCAATTAACGGTAAGCTGGTCGAATTGTCAGCCTATCGCGGAAAAGTTCTCCTTATTGTCAATACTGCAAGCAGATGCAGCTATTCTCGTCAATTCGCCGGTCTACAGAAGCTTTACGAAAGTCACCGCGAGCAGGGATTCGAAATACTCGGTTTTCCTTGCAACCAATTCAACGAGAAAGAGCAGGGGAGCAACTCTGAAGTGCAACAATTTTGCGAGAGTAACTTTGGAGTGACGTTCCCGTTGTTTGAGAAAATAGAGGTTAGAGGGCTATCTGCTCATCCTATATTTCAATATCTGACACAGCAAGCACCATTTTACGGTTTCGATACCCAGACTTCGGACGGCCTATGGATGCACAATTTTCTGCAGGAAAAGCATCCGGAAATATACGCCGGCGACGGGATCAAGTGGAACTTCTCAAAATTTTTGATCGATCGTAACGGATATGTGAAAGCTAGATTCGAAACGACGACGGAACCGGTTGACTTAGAGCCAGTTATCGCATCACTGCTGTAA
- a CDS encoding histidine phosphatase family protein, producing MPLYLMRHGETDWNKQGRIQGVQDIGLNERGLGQMQEISIRLRERMNVHAVISSPLRRAYESANMMASVYGLSVKVDSRFAERCFGELEGKTLGEIRSIFQIADPELVHSPVYGVESMEAMQVRVCDGISSLEPLAERNVLLVTHGSIIRMITGRAEIVENGAVIEFTDTLKNRLIDFSLKLKL from the coding sequence ATGCCCCTATATCTGATGCGTCATGGAGAGACAGATTGGAACAAGCAAGGGAGAATACAAGGGGTACAGGATATCGGTCTGAATGAACGCGGACTGGGCCAGATGCAGGAAATCTCCATACGGCTCAGGGAACGGATGAATGTTCATGCCGTTATTTCAAGCCCATTGCGAAGAGCCTATGAATCGGCCAATATGATGGCTTCCGTCTACGGACTTTCTGTTAAGGTTGACAGCCGGTTCGCAGAACGCTGCTTCGGTGAGCTGGAAGGCAAGACCCTGGGTGAGATCAGGTCTATTTTCCAAATAGCAGATCCAGAGCTGGTCCATTCCCCGGTCTATGGGGTCGAATCTATGGAAGCGATGCAAGTGCGGGTGTGCGACGGAATTAGCAGTCTGGAGCCTTTAGCGGAAAGAAATGTACTGCTTGTAACCCACGGCAGCATCATTCGGATGATTACCGGGCGAGCAGAAATCGTAGAGAACGGTGCTGTAATTGAATTCACGGATACACTGAAAAACAGACTTATAGACTTCTCTTTAAAACTCAAGTTATAA
- the cobT gene encoding nicotinate-nucleotide--dimethylbenzimidazole phosphoribosyltransferase, translating to MIFLEKLLQVINRIERLNIVSMHQMRRRVNNLTKPLGSLGQLEEIAVRLAGITGSVQPRVENKAIIVMCGDHGVVQEGVSAFPQEVTGLMMANFIRQSAAVNVLAQRVGAEVHVVDVGTVLTDLPEGVIQRKVRPGTANMAKGPAMTKEEAVAALHVGIDTAYELADKGIEVIGLGEMGIGNTTPSSAMTAVFTNHPAEQITGKGSGINNEALAAKTKVIERAIQVNRPNPGDAVDVLAKVGGLEIAGLAGVILGAAARRVPVVIDGVITGAAALAACRIEPRCRDYLFASHLSVEPAHRIVLDELGLKPVLYLDMRLGEGTGAALALPVIESAVQLVSKMATFEDLGIPSPAPEEDEFGLAVQ from the coding sequence GTGATTTTCTTGGAAAAATTATTGCAAGTAATCAATCGGATTGAGCGGCTCAATATTGTATCGATGCATCAAATGAGAAGACGGGTCAATAACCTGACCAAACCCTTGGGGAGTCTCGGCCAACTAGAGGAGATTGCTGTAAGGCTTGCCGGTATCACAGGCAGTGTGCAGCCCCGTGTGGAAAATAAAGCGATTATCGTGATGTGCGGCGATCATGGTGTCGTTCAGGAAGGCGTCAGCGCATTTCCGCAAGAAGTTACCGGGCTGATGATGGCGAATTTTATTCGTCAAAGCGCTGCTGTAAATGTGCTCGCACAGCGGGTGGGGGCGGAGGTTCACGTTGTCGATGTCGGGACGGTGCTGACAGACCTGCCGGAAGGTGTAATTCAGCGGAAAGTCCGCCCGGGAACGGCCAATATGGCCAAAGGACCGGCGATGACCAAGGAAGAAGCGGTTGCCGCGCTCCATGTTGGGATCGATACGGCTTACGAGCTTGCTGATAAAGGGATCGAAGTGATCGGTTTAGGGGAAATGGGTATCGGCAACACGACTCCGAGCAGCGCCATGACGGCAGTGTTCACTAACCATCCGGCGGAACAGATCACCGGAAAGGGATCGGGTATCAACAACGAAGCGTTAGCCGCCAAAACGAAGGTGATTGAACGGGCGATACAGGTCAACCGGCCTAATCCGGGTGATGCTGTCGACGTGCTTGCCAAGGTAGGGGGACTCGAAATCGCCGGTCTGGCTGGTGTGATATTGGGAGCGGCGGCCCGCAGGGTTCCGGTGGTCATTGACGGGGTGATTACAGGGGCTGCGGCGCTGGCCGCCTGCCGGATTGAACCCCGCTGCCGGGATTACTTATTCGCTTCCCATTTGTCCGTTGAACCGGCACACCGCATCGTTCTTGATGAGCTGGGGCTGAAGCCTGTGCTGTATCTGGACATGCGCCTTGGAGAAGGGACAGGAGCCGCCTTGGCTCTGCCTGTAATCGAATCAGCCGTCCAATTGGTTTCGAAGATGGCCACATTTGAAGATCTCGGCATTCCGAGCCCGGCTCCCGAAGAAGATGAATTCGGCCTGGCGGTTCAGTGA
- the cobJ gene encoding precorrin-3B C(17)-methyltransferase produces the protein MEKKRGKLLVIGFGPGAFEQITERARRAIEESEVIIGYNTYVDLIRGLLTTQEIVRTGMTEEVSRAQEAVRQAEIGRTVAVISSGDAGVYGMAGLIYEVLMEKNWTAETGVEVEVIPGISSINSCAALLGAPIMHDACTISLSDHLTPWDTIAKRVEAAAAADFVIALYNPRSGRRTRQIAETQRILLGHRSPETPVGLVKSAYRDRQQVVLTTLADMLEHEIGMLTTVIIGNSSTVVYDGLMITPRGYQRKYTLNSEEQRLRPSERLQVAAEPWSLSAKEEAGASGEAKSVQPDFPGPASYSSAGSSSPLEAAMEALQILEAKGIVSGGCAGSAPSAATNLSAPSMAANPNALFEVGVAPGIANKKFTARQMALLASIAGEQGEMEYTPHHQIILRIPGGDPEQVVAELKAEKLLVFPVGDVAQIKACDFCNLEKDGSIPVAEELNRVIGGLKTPKELKIGFNGCGMACYGAVLEDIGIVYRKGAYDLFLGGKTIGRNAHPAQPAAEGIAADQIIDTVERIFREYTDKAFPGERFHKFFKRVGTVAGFRHQEQPAVTLADAVCGD, from the coding sequence ATGGAAAAGAAGCGAGGCAAACTGTTGGTGATCGGGTTTGGCCCGGGCGCTTTTGAACAGATTACGGAACGTGCCCGCAGGGCGATCGAGGAAAGCGAAGTCATTATTGGCTACAACACCTATGTGGATTTGATCCGGGGCCTGCTGACGACCCAGGAGATCGTAAGAACGGGCATGACGGAAGAAGTAAGCCGCGCTCAGGAAGCTGTGCGGCAGGCGGAGATAGGAAGAACGGTTGCAGTAATTTCCAGCGGCGACGCAGGTGTATATGGAATGGCCGGGCTGATTTATGAAGTGTTGATGGAAAAGAATTGGACGGCAGAGACGGGAGTGGAAGTAGAGGTTATTCCCGGAATCTCCTCGATCAACTCCTGTGCCGCCCTCCTTGGGGCGCCAATTATGCATGATGCCTGCACGATCAGCCTGAGCGATCATTTAACCCCTTGGGACACCATCGCCAAACGCGTGGAAGCAGCGGCTGCGGCGGATTTTGTAATCGCTCTGTATAATCCAAGGAGCGGAAGACGTACCCGGCAGATCGCCGAGACTCAGCGGATTTTGCTGGGTCATCGTTCCCCGGAAACGCCGGTGGGCCTGGTGAAGAGCGCATACCGGGACCGGCAGCAGGTCGTCCTTACCACGCTCGCGGACATGCTGGAGCATGAAATAGGAATGCTTACGACGGTTATTATCGGCAACTCCTCGACGGTGGTATATGACGGATTAATGATTACGCCGAGAGGCTACCAGCGGAAATATACGCTGAATTCGGAAGAGCAGAGACTAAGGCCAAGCGAGCGTCTGCAAGTGGCAGCGGAGCCGTGGTCTCTAAGTGCGAAGGAAGAGGCTGGAGCGAGCGGGGAAGCCAAGTCCGTCCAGCCTGATTTCCCGGGACCCGCCTCTTACAGCAGCGCGGGTTCGTCCAGCCCTCTTGAAGCGGCGATGGAGGCGCTGCAAATCCTTGAGGCCAAAGGCATCGTCTCCGGGGGCTGCGCCGGTTCCGCCCCATCTGCCGCCACGAACCTATCCGCCCCATCTATGGCCGCGAATCCGAACGCCCTTTTTGAAGTTGGAGTGGCGCCGGGCATTGCGAATAAGAAATTCACCGCGCGTCAAATGGCGCTGCTTGCGTCAATCGCAGGTGAACAAGGGGAAATGGAATATACCCCGCATCACCAAATCATTCTGCGCATCCCCGGGGGCGACCCCGAGCAGGTCGTCGCGGAACTGAAAGCGGAGAAGCTACTGGTCTTCCCGGTTGGCGATGTCGCGCAGATTAAAGCCTGCGATTTCTGCAATTTGGAGAAAGACGGGTCGATCCCCGTCGCGGAAGAACTGAACCGAGTTATCGGCGGATTGAAGACGCCCAAAGAATTGAAAATCGGCTTTAACGGCTGTGGTATGGCCTGTTACGGTGCTGTGCTGGAGGATATCGGCATTGTATACCGTAAAGGGGCGTATGACCTGTTCCTGGGCGGCAAGACGATCGGGCGGAACGCCCATCCGGCGCAGCCGGCAGCCGAAGGGATTGCAGCGGATCAAATTATAGATACGGTCGAACGGATTTTCCGGGAATATACCGATAAGGCTTTTCCGGGTGAAAGATTTCATAAGTTTTTTAAACGTGTGGGGACGGTTGCCGGGTTCAGACATCAGGAACAGCCTGCCGTTACTTTGGCGGATGCGGTCTGCGGCGATTAA
- a CDS encoding sirohydrochlorin chelatase, translating into MDAILLVGHGSRDPEGNEELLQFADTVRQAAPQYKIETCFLEFVQPDIARGIVNCVEQGAARVVVIPIMLFAAGHAKIHIPFEIDRAKKQYPAVEFVYGRPIGVHQKVVEILTSRMASAGFKTGSPELPIEQGLREPETAVLLIGRGSSDGDANGDFFKMTRLLWEQLPVKWVENCFIGVTEPTFEDGLERVLRLGAKKIFVLPYFLFTGILIKRIEDMTAEFAALHPDITVELAGYFGFHPKLVEALLDRVAEAVEGQAFMNCDMCQYRLAAGHEHHHHEHGHDHDHHHHGHSHDHLHDHQHDHDHGHDHDDHHHHDHDHHHVGT; encoded by the coding sequence ATGGACGCGATATTGTTGGTGGGGCATGGAAGCCGGGACCCCGAAGGGAACGAGGAGCTGCTGCAATTTGCCGATACGGTGCGTCAGGCTGCGCCTCAGTATAAGATAGAGACCTGCTTTTTGGAGTTTGTGCAGCCGGATATTGCCCGGGGAATAGTCAACTGCGTTGAACAGGGAGCCGCTCGGGTTGTCGTTATTCCGATCATGCTGTTCGCTGCGGGTCATGCCAAAATTCATATCCCTTTTGAGATCGATCGGGCCAAAAAGCAGTATCCCGCCGTGGAATTCGTCTACGGCCGTCCGATTGGCGTTCATCAAAAGGTGGTGGAGATCCTGACCTCCCGTATGGCGTCAGCCGGCTTTAAGACCGGCAGCCCGGAGCTGCCGATAGAGCAAGGACTGCGCGAACCGGAAACGGCCGTTCTACTGATTGGCCGGGGGAGCAGCGACGGCGATGCCAACGGCGATTTTTTTAAGATGACCCGCCTACTGTGGGAGCAGCTTCCGGTCAAATGGGTGGAGAACTGCTTTATTGGCGTTACGGAGCCTACCTTTGAGGATGGCCTGGAAAGAGTCTTACGGCTTGGCGCGAAAAAAATCTTCGTTCTTCCTTACTTCCTGTTTACAGGAATTTTGATTAAGCGCATTGAGGACATGACAGCGGAGTTTGCCGCACTGCACCCGGATATCACAGTGGAGCTTGCAGGGTATTTCGGGTTTCATCCGAAGCTGGTGGAAGCGCTGCTCGACCGGGTTGCCGAAGCGGTGGAAGGGCAGGCTTTTATGAACTGTGATATGTGCCAATACCGGCTGGCGGCCGGACATGAGCATCACCATCACGAGCATGGGCATGATCACGACCATCACCACCACGGGCACAGCCACGATCATCTCCATGATCACCAGCACGATCACGACCATGGGCATGATCATGACGACCATCATCACCACGACCACGATCATCATCATGTGGGGACATAG
- the cobK gene encoding precorrin-6A reductase: MIFALCGTSDARELAARIGQNGFEILTSVVTDNAAKSLQEANLPVRVGRLAKDEIVTLIRREEVKAIVDASHPFAEEAHRNAMEAAKEAGIPYIRFERASLVYGDDPKLMVVSSYEEAALEAKKRKGSVMLTTGSKTLHIFTKHLLGNPEIRLVARMLPRRDNMEKCEELGVEQKNIIALQGPFTRELNEALYRQYGTTVMVTKESGKTGAVDEKIEAALKLGIQVILISRPEIDFGAVFTDFQDVIEELNEVARYIK, translated from the coding sequence TTGATTTTTGCCCTGTGCGGTACAAGCGATGCGAGAGAACTCGCTGCCCGGATTGGGCAGAACGGATTTGAAATATTGACATCGGTAGTTACCGATAATGCGGCAAAAAGCTTGCAGGAAGCCAATCTGCCCGTGCGTGTCGGACGTCTGGCCAAGGATGAAATCGTAACGTTAATACGCCGGGAAGAAGTCAAGGCCATTGTTGACGCGAGCCATCCGTTCGCCGAAGAAGCGCACAGGAATGCGATGGAAGCCGCGAAAGAGGCCGGTATTCCTTATATTCGTTTTGAACGGGCATCTTTAGTCTACGGTGACGATCCGAAGCTTATGGTTGTGTCTTCCTATGAAGAAGCGGCGCTTGAAGCCAAGAAACGTAAGGGCTCTGTGATGCTGACCACCGGCAGCAAGACGCTGCATATTTTTACCAAGCATCTGCTGGGAAATCCGGAAATCCGTCTGGTGGCCCGCATGCTGCCGCGCCGCGATAACATGGAGAAATGCGAAGAGCTCGGCGTGGAGCAGAAGAACATCATTGCCCTGCAAGGGCCGTTTACCCGGGAGCTGAATGAAGCTCTGTACCGGCAGTATGGTACGACGGTGATGGTCACGAAAGAGAGCGGCAAAACCGGGGCCGTCGACGAGAAGATTGAAGCCGCACTGAAGCTGGGCATACAGGTAATATTAATTTCCCGGCCCGAAATAGATTTCGGCGCTGTGTTTACGGATTTCCAGGACGTCATTGAGGAGTTAAATGAAGTTGCCCGCTATATAAAATGA
- a CDS encoding precorrin-8X methylmutase: MDFKTEFKPLTVQPQEIESKSFEIITEELGEHHFTPEQYPVVQRIIHASADFELGRNIVFHPGAVEAGIEAIRSGKKLVADVQMVQVGISKPRIERFGGSVDVYISDPDVMEEAKRLNTTRAIISMRKAVREAEGGIYAIGNAPTALLELIRMVKEGEAKPGLIIGMPVGFVSAAESKDELRKLDIPFITNFGRKGGSTVVVAAVNALAIMAEKKA; the protein is encoded by the coding sequence ATGGATTTTAAGACGGAATTTAAACCGCTGACGGTGCAGCCTCAGGAAATCGAGAGCAAAAGCTTCGAGATCATCACGGAAGAACTGGGCGAACATCACTTTACACCCGAGCAGTATCCGGTCGTCCAGCGAATCATCCATGCCTCGGCGGACTTCGAGCTTGGCAGGAATATTGTGTTTCACCCGGGCGCGGTTGAAGCGGGAATAGAGGCTATTCGCAGCGGAAAAAAGCTTGTCGCCGATGTCCAGATGGTCCAGGTCGGCATCAGCAAGCCGCGTATAGAGAGGTTCGGCGGAAGCGTCGACGTCTACATTTCGGACCCCGATGTGATGGAGGAAGCGAAACGGCTGAACACAACCCGCGCCATTATCTCCATGCGTAAAGCGGTGCGCGAAGCAGAGGGCGGAATTTACGCCATCGGTAACGCCCCTACCGCCCTGCTTGAATTGATCCGCATGGTTAAGGAAGGCGAAGCCAAGCCGGGCCTGATTATCGGCATGCCGGTAGGCTTCGTGTCCGCCGCTGAATCGAAGGATGAGCTCCGCAAGCTCGATATTCCGTTTATTACGAACTTTGGACGCAAGGGCGGCAGTACGGTTGTGGTGGCGGCTGTCAACGCCCTTGCCATTATGGCGGAGAAAAAAGCGTAA
- a CDS encoding cobalt-precorrin-5B (C(1))-methyltransferase, which produces MSDFVEPKNNPKEMRHGFTTGACAAAAAKAAVMMLATHTQVNESTIWLPAGFFHTFTIIDGEFGADTAQCATIKDAGDDPDATHKAKIVAMAVWTDGSGIELDGGPGVGRVTKPGLPIPVGQAAINPVPRRMIRKEVQEVLEEYGIDRGVKVMISVPGGEEIAKKTLNGRLGIIGGISILGTRGTVVPFSTSAYKASIIQAMQVARASGCTQVVLTTGGSSEKFAMKLNPELSEESFIQMGDFVGFSLKHAKRLGMRTVSLVGMIGKFSKVAQGVMMVHSKSAAVDFGFLAKAAAETGASPELQEAILECNTATQAADLVLEAGLPGFFDKLCEYACRHCLEHIGGGVTVEVVLVTMKGEILGREERSG; this is translated from the coding sequence ATGAGCGATTTTGTAGAACCGAAGAACAATCCGAAGGAGATGCGGCACGGATTTACAACAGGCGCCTGCGCGGCTGCGGCGGCGAAAGCCGCGGTCATGATGCTGGCTACCCATACCCAGGTTAATGAATCAACGATCTGGCTGCCCGCCGGATTTTTCCATACGTTTACCATCATTGACGGTGAATTCGGTGCAGATACGGCGCAGTGTGCCACGATCAAGGACGCTGGCGATGACCCGGACGCTACGCATAAGGCGAAAATTGTCGCTATGGCGGTATGGACGGACGGCAGCGGCATCGAACTTGACGGCGGGCCCGGGGTAGGGCGCGTTACTAAGCCGGGACTGCCCATTCCGGTAGGCCAAGCGGCCATCAATCCGGTTCCCCGCCGGATGATCCGGAAGGAAGTTCAGGAGGTCTTAGAGGAGTACGGCATAGACCGGGGCGTTAAAGTGATGATTTCCGTGCCCGGCGGAGAAGAAATCGCCAAGAAGACCTTGAACGGCCGACTGGGTATTATCGGCGGGATATCGATTTTGGGCACGCGAGGAACGGTAGTGCCATTTTCCACGTCCGCGTATAAGGCGAGCATTATACAAGCCATGCAGGTGGCGAGGGCTTCCGGCTGCACTCAGGTTGTTCTGACCACAGGCGGCAGCAGCGAGAAATTTGCGATGAAGCTAAACCCTGAGCTGAGTGAGGAGTCTTTTATCCAGATGGGCGACTTCGTCGGCTTCTCTCTGAAGCATGCTAAACGCCTCGGAATGAGAACCGTAAGTCTCGTCGGCATGATCGGCAAATTCTCGAAAGTGGCCCAGGGCGTGATGATGGTTCACTCCAAAAGCGCCGCCGTCGATTTCGGCTTTCTAGCCAAGGCCGCTGCCGAGACGGGCGCGTCGCCCGAACTGCAGGAGGCTATTCTGGAGTGCAACACGGCGACTCAAGCCGCCGACCTCGTTCTCGAGGCGGGGCTGCCCGGTTTTTTTGATAAATTATGCGAATACGCCTGCCGTCACTGTCTTGAGCATATCGGGGGAGGAGTTACGGTGGAAGTCGTGCTGGTCACGATGAAAGGCGAGATATTGGGGAGGGAGGAACGGAGTGGATAG
- a CDS encoding bifunctional cobalt-precorrin-7 (C(5))-methyltransferase/cobalt-precorrin-6B (C(15))-methyltransferase encodes MDRRIKIIGIGDEGPAGLSTASLERIHRADVLAGGERHLSFFPGHRGESFIFKGGLGSTVERLAELRADKDVVVLASGDPLFYGIASFMVKKLGADAVEIHPHVSSVQLAFAKMGESWQDAAIESVHGRTMKGLAQKISGKEKIALLTDHENSPSAIARYLIDFGINEYDAFVAENLGGEHERCGFWTLDEMSRSEFSPLNVVILRRKPGAMAPQFGFGIEDEEFHQRKPEKGLITKKEVRVLSLAELRLKKDSIVWDIGAGSGSVAVECTLSAPYGQVFAIEKNAGDIENIELNRKKFRTDFTVIHDKAPSGLDQLPDPDAVFIGGSGGELRELIRICCARLKAGGRIVVNAATIETLYESRQALADHGFDSRITLVQISRSKPILNMTRFEGLNPIYVITGFAKPESERGGTEQP; translated from the coding sequence GTGGATAGGCGCATCAAGATTATCGGTATCGGAGACGAAGGCCCTGCGGGGCTATCCACGGCTTCCCTCGAACGGATTCATCGGGCGGACGTGCTTGCCGGCGGCGAGAGACATTTGTCCTTTTTTCCCGGTCACCGTGGCGAAAGCTTCATATTTAAAGGAGGGCTGGGAAGCACTGTCGAACGGCTGGCTGAACTAAGGGCGGACAAAGATGTCGTCGTGCTGGCTTCCGGTGATCCGCTGTTTTACGGTATCGCAAGTTTCATGGTAAAAAAGCTGGGTGCGGATGCGGTGGAGATCCATCCTCATGTAAGCTCGGTGCAGCTGGCCTTTGCAAAAATGGGCGAAAGCTGGCAGGATGCCGCAATAGAGAGCGTCCACGGCCGAACGATGAAAGGGCTGGCACAGAAAATCAGCGGCAAAGAGAAGATTGCCCTGCTGACTGATCACGAGAACAGTCCGTCTGCAATTGCCCGTTATCTGATCGATTTTGGGATCAATGAATATGACGCTTTTGTTGCGGAAAATCTGGGCGGCGAGCATGAAAGATGCGGGTTCTGGACGTTGGACGAGATGTCCCGGTCGGAATTTTCACCCTTGAATGTCGTCATTCTGCGCCGAAAGCCCGGGGCTATGGCACCGCAGTTCGGGTTTGGCATTGAGGACGAGGAATTTCATCAGCGCAAGCCTGAAAAAGGACTGATTACAAAAAAGGAAGTCCGGGTGCTCAGCCTGGCCGAACTTAGGCTTAAGAAAGACAGTATCGTGTGGGACATTGGAGCCGGATCGGGATCGGTCGCTGTCGAGTGTACGCTGTCTGCTCCGTACGGGCAGGTGTTTGCTATCGAGAAAAACGCCGGAGATATCGAGAACATTGAGCTGAACCGGAAGAAATTCCGCACGGATTTTACGGTGATTCATGACAAAGCCCCCAGTGGCCTTGATCAGCTTCCCGATCCGGATGCGGTGTTTATCGGCGGCAGCGGAGGGGAGCTGCGGGAGCTGATCCGGATCTGCTGCGCCCGGCTGAAAGCGGGAGGGCGTATAGTCGTGAACGCGGCTACAATCGAGACATTGTACGAATCCCGGCAGGCGCTCGCCGATCACGGCTTCGATTCCCGGATTACGCTGGTGCAGATTTCGCGCAGCAAACCGATTTTGAACATGACCCGCTTCGAAGGACTTAATCCCATTTATGTGATCACCGGCTTTGCGAAGCCCGAAAGCGAAAGAGGGGGAACCGAACAACCATGA
- the cobI gene encoding precorrin-2 C(20)-methyltransferase → MTTTAVKTGTLYGIGVGPGDPELITVKAFRLMKECPVIAYPKKRMGGKSYALEIVELYINTAEKNMLGLVFPMTKDQDTLDREWSRTVAQCWEHLKEGRDIAFVTEGDPNLYSTFIHMARLVQERHPEVPVISVPGISSVLGAAARLGLPLADGDEQVAIVPARNDRQAMKKALEDHDAVVFIKVAKVLDLIIDLLEEMELVDKASVVMKVTSSDELIWRNVRELKGQELEYLTLMAVKK, encoded by the coding sequence ATGACAACGACAGCAGTAAAAACAGGAACCTTATACGGGATCGGCGTCGGCCCTGGAGATCCGGAGTTAATCACAGTTAAAGCGTTCCGCTTGATGAAAGAATGTCCGGTTATTGCTTATCCCAAGAAGCGGATGGGCGGCAAATCCTACGCGCTTGAAATCGTGGAATTATATATTAATACGGCGGAGAAAAACATGCTGGGGCTAGTGTTCCCCATGACCAAGGATCAGGATACGCTGGACAGGGAGTGGAGCCGGACGGTTGCCCAGTGCTGGGAGCACCTGAAGGAAGGGCGCGATATCGCTTTTGTGACGGAAGGCGATCCCAATCTGTACAGCACCTTTATTCACATGGCACGCCTGGTGCAGGAGCGTCATCCGGAAGTCCCTGTTATTTCCGTTCCTGGCATTTCTTCCGTCCTGGGGGCAGCCGCCCGCCTCGGGCTCCCGCTGGCCGACGGTGACGAGCAGGTGGCGATTGTGCCCGCCCGAAATGACCGCCAGGCAATGAAGAAAGCTCTTGAAGATCATGATGCGGTTGTGTTCATCAAGGTGGCTAAAGTGCTGGATTTGATCATCGATCTATTGGAGGAGATGGAGCTTGTGGACAAAGCTTCGGTGGTCATGAAAGTAACCTCTTCAGATGAGCTGATCTGGCGGAATGTGCGGGAATTAAAGGGTCAGGAGCTTGAATATTTAACATTAATGGCGGTGAAAAAATAG